Proteins from one Kazachstania africana CBS 2517 chromosome 1, complete genome genomic window:
- the SSP2 gene encoding Ssp2p (similar to Saccharomyces cerevisiae SSP2 (YOR242C); ancestral locus Anc_8.670) has protein sequence MTILTKYQQKPRHEVDSLSHQDKFSKLAAFTSLMLESPSHELFGFRRMARSYLYGSADNKRNIKRQAVKQEHFSIKRSKVVCSKKTEIPIISKYSNNDTTLHFGKDRAPSTKTEKLHVSGEMYDSSNIKGSEMFVSPTGTKVFDNEGQGLEALILSHEGSKLDTSKRNIVIKNIPSGTGLASVMSQVCGGPLENISFQTAEKSINILENVRLSFLTADAADAFMNYSKTRLFKVNGFNLITEWAPLKQQPINNIYSGLEKQQAQFSTNICRSLIMKKYPQKKEIKKYCKWMENTMDDFDPSIIVEDFGQFGRIQEVTPIISRKLCVAVNYYNILSALKAIESYEDPNSELHRKYYKSWAIWFGKDITDKPCIEL, from the coding sequence ATGACCATTCTAACGAAATACCAGCAGAAACCAAGGCATGAAGTAGACTCACTGAGCCATCAAGACAAATTTAGTAAATTAGCTGCATTTACATCATTAATGCTGGAGTCTCCATCTCATGAATTATTTGGATTCAGGAGAATGGCGAGATCCTACCTATATGGTTCGGCTGATAATAAGAGAAATATTAAGAGACAGGCTGTAAAACAAGAGCATTTCTCGATAAAAAGAAGTAAAGTTGTATGCAGCAAGAAAACAGAAATCCCCATCATATcgaaatattcaaataatgacaCAACTTTACATTTTGGTAAAGATAGAGCACCAAGCACAAAAACTGAGAAATTACATGTGTCTGGTGAAATGTACGATTCGTCCAACATTAAAGGATCAGAAATGTTCGTTTCGCCTACTGGTACAAAAGTCTTTGACAACGAGGGACAAGGTTTGGAAGCATTGATCCTTTCGCATGAAGGTAGCAAATTAGATACTagtaaaagaaatattgtGATTAAAAATATCCCTAGCGGAACCGGACTTGCAAGCGTAATGTCACAAGTATGCGGTGGAccattagaaaatattagtTTTCAAACTGCCGAGAAGTCCATAAACATTTTGGAGAATGTAAGATTGAGCTTTCTTACTGCCGATGCGGCTGATGCCTTCATGAACTATAGTAAGACAAGGCTTTTCAAAGTAAATGGATTCAATTTGATCACGGAATGGGCTCCATTAAAACAGCAACctattaataatatttatagTGGATTAGAGAAGCAACAAGCGCAGTTTTCAACTAATATCTGTCGCTCGTTGATCATGAAAAAATATCCtcaaaaaaaggaaattaaAAAGTATTGTAAATGGATGGAAAATACAATGGATGACTTTGATCCATCAATAATAGTGGAAGATTTTGGACAGTTCGGTAGAATTCAAGAGGTTACACCTATAATCTCAAGAAAGCTTTGCGTCGCTGTGAATTATTATAATATACTGAGCGCTTTGAAGGCCATAGAAAGTTATGAGGATCCCAATTCGGAGTTGCACAGGAAATATTATAAGAGCTGGGCCATATGGTTTGGAAAAGATATAACTGATAAGCCATGTATAGAATTATGA
- the PUS7 gene encoding pseudouridine synthase PUS7 (similar to Saccharomyces cerevisiae PUS7 (YOR243C); ancestral locus Anc_8.671), whose amino-acid sequence MSLPAEHTNKRAAEEDIAVSVIEGTSKKAKFEESKNDGITESDVGITLFLSKDLPGFKGQIKQRYTDFLVNEIDKEGNVIHLNDKGFKMPKREQPSREEARAKHEVELAKRREFQLDPAIKAELAEIFGDEDVEKMVSVFQNANKMETTKSFDDKAMRTKIHQLLRKAFDNQLESVTTENNTFKIARNNKNSRVNNQELIEKTKDANGVENWGYGPAKEFLHFTLHKENKDTMDAVNVISKLLRVPTKLMRFAGTKDRRGVTTQRLSISNINVDRLNALNRTLRGMLIGGFQFEDSSLNLGDLSGNEFVIVIRGVEVNKDASVDLQEILSEGCKSLVSQGFINYFGMQRFGTFSISTHTIGKELLASNWENAVELILSDQENVLPSSKEARKIWAENKDAASALKKLPRQCIAENAILFYLSNQRKQEDGSYSVNDYYTAIMKIPRNLRTMYVHAYQSFVWNAVTSKRIELFGQNVTVGDLVLDDSNNSSLPKDVDGDDENFDEDLREDIFIRAKEVTQADIDTNRYTIEDVVLPTPGFDILYPTNEELKETYVEIMAKDGMDPFDMRRKVRDFSLAGSYRNIIQKPKALEYKIVHYDSPTQQLVNTDLEILNNQRAKDSGQKYMKSKLERFAPDKGGESIAILLKFQLGTSAYATMALRELMKLETSHRGDMCEVRTEK is encoded by the coding sequence ATGTCATTACCTGCTGAACACACTAATAAAAGAGctgctgaagaagatatcGCTGTTTCTGTGATTGAAGGAACTTCCAAGAAAGCCAAATTCGAAGAAAGTAAAAATGATGGTATAACCGAATCTGATGTTGGAATCACTTTATTTCTATCAAAAGATTTGCCAGGGTTCAAAGGTCAAATTAAACAGAGATATACTGATTTTTTAgtcaatgaaattgataaagaagGCAACGTAATTCATCTAAATGACAAGGGCTTCAAAATGCCTAAAAGGGAACAGCCATCAAGAGAAGAAGCTAGGGCTAAGCATGAAGTAGAACTTGCTAAAAGACGCGAATTTCAATTAGATCCAGCCATAAAGGCTGAGTTGGCGGAAATTTTTGGCGACGAAGACGTGGAGAAGATGGTAtcagtttttcaaaacgCTAATAAGATGGAGACtacaaaatcttttgatgaTAAAGCCATGAGAACAAAGATCCATCAACTTTTACGTAAGGCTTTTGATAACCAACTTGAGTCCGTCACAACAGAAAATAATACTTTCAAGATTGCtagaaataataaaaattctaGAGTTAACAATCAAGAATTGATCGAAAAAACTAAGGACGCTAATGGTGTCGAAAACTGGGGTTATGGACCAGCTAAAGAATTCTTACACTTCACTTTGCACAAGGAAAATAAGGATACAATGGACGCAGTGAATGTCATCTCCAAGTTGTTGAGGGTTCCAACTAAATTAATGAGATTTGCTGGTACCAAAGATCGCAGAGGTGTAACGACTCAGAGgttatcaatttcaaatattaaCGTAGATAGATTGAATGCTTTAAACAGGACGTTAAGAGGAATGTTAATTGGTGGTTTCCAGTTTGAAGACAGCAGTTTAAACCTTGGTGATCTTAGTGGTAATGAATTCGTGATAGTCATAAGGGGTGTTGAAGTTAATAAAGATGCTTCCGTTGAtttacaagaaattttaagtGAAGGTTGTAAATCTCTAGTCTCTCAAGGTTTCATTAATTACTTTGGAATGCAAAGGTTTGGTACCTTCAGTATTTCAACTCATACAATTGGTAAAGAGCTTTTAGCAAGTAACTGGGAAAATGCAGTAGAGTTGATTTTGTCAGATCAAGAGAATGTTCTGCCTAGTTCAAAAGAAGCACGTAAAATTTGGGCGGAAAACAAAGACGCTGCTTCAGCCTTAAAGAAACTACCAAGACAATGTATTGCAGAGAATGCCATTCTTTTCTATTTATCTAATCAAAGGAAGCAAGAGGATGGTTCTTACTCTGTCAATGACTATTATACCGCTATTATGAAAATCCCAAGAAATTTGAGAACCATGTACGTTCACGCATATCAAAGTTTTGTATGGAACGCAGTCACTAGTAAAAGAATTGAACTATTTGGTCAAAATGTAACAGTGGGTGATTTGGTGCTTGACGATTCAAACAATTCATCGTTGCCAAAGGATGTTGATGGTGACGATGAGAATTTCGATGAAGACTTACgtgaagatatttttattcGTGCAAAAGAAGTTACACAGGCTGATATCGATACCAACAGATACACCATTGAAGATGTTGTTTTACCAACGCCCGGTTTCGATATTTTATATCCAACGAATGAAGAACTAAAAGAGACTTACGTTGAAATAATGGCTAAAGATGGTATGGATCCTTTCGATATGAGAAGAAAAGTAAGAGACTTTTCATTAGCTGGTTCATACAGGAACATTATTCAAAAGCCAAAGGCCTTAGAATACAAAATTGTCCATTATGACAGTCCGACGCAACAGTTAGTAAACACAGATCTAGAAATCTTAAACAACCAAAGAGCAAAAGATAGTGGTCAAAAATACATGAAATCAAAGCTAGAAAGATTCGCACCAGATAAAGGTGGAGAAAGCATCGccattttattaaaattcCAGTTGGGTACTTCTGCATACGCTACAATGGCCTTACGTGAATTGATGAAGTTAGAAACTTCCCATCGTGGTGATATGTGTGAGGTAAGAACGGAAAAATAG